A genomic window from Rhodococcus sp. KBS0724 includes:
- a CDS encoding NAD(P)/FAD-dependent oxidoreductase has protein sequence MPTLQRDVAIVGAGPSGLAAATALRKAGLSVAVLEARDRVGGRTWTDTVDGAVLEIGGQWVSPDQTALIGLLDELGLTTFDRYREGESVYISTTGERTRYTGDSFPTNDTTKKEMDRLIDEMDDLAAQIGAEEPWAHPLARDLDTVSFKQWLINQSDDAEARDNIGLFIAGGMLTKPAHAFSALQAVLMAASAGSFSNLVDEDFILDKRVIGGMQQVSIRMAAALGDDVFLNAPVRTVQWTEDGAVVLADGDVRVEATKVILAVPPNLYSRISYDPPLPRRQHQMHQHQSLGLVIKVHAVYETPFWREDGLSGTGFGASEVVQEVYDNTNHEDDRGTLVAFVSDEKADAMFELSVEERKATILASLARYLGPKATEPVVYYESDWGSEEWTRGAYAASFDLGGLHRYGADSRTPVGPIHFSCSDIAAEGYQHVDGAVRMGQRTAADIVSRVKP, from the coding sequence GTGCCTACTCTCCAGAGAGATGTCGCAATCGTCGGCGCCGGCCCCTCCGGCCTGGCAGCCGCAACCGCGCTGCGCAAAGCCGGCTTGTCCGTCGCCGTGCTCGAGGCGCGCGACCGCGTCGGCGGCCGCACCTGGACCGACACCGTCGACGGTGCCGTCCTGGAAATCGGCGGCCAGTGGGTCTCCCCCGACCAGACCGCGCTGATCGGGCTTCTCGACGAACTCGGCCTTACGACATTCGACCGATACCGGGAGGGCGAATCCGTCTACATCTCCACCACCGGCGAACGCACCCGCTACACGGGCGACTCCTTCCCCACGAACGACACCACAAAAAAGGAAATGGACCGTCTCATCGACGAGATGGACGATCTCGCAGCACAGATCGGCGCCGAGGAGCCGTGGGCGCATCCCCTCGCCCGTGATCTCGACACCGTCTCGTTCAAGCAGTGGCTGATCAATCAGTCCGACGACGCCGAAGCTCGCGACAACATCGGGCTTTTCATCGCGGGTGGCATGCTCACCAAGCCGGCCCACGCGTTCTCCGCGCTGCAAGCAGTTCTCATGGCCGCTTCCGCCGGTTCGTTCTCCAATCTGGTGGACGAGGATTTCATCCTCGACAAGCGTGTGATCGGCGGAATGCAGCAGGTATCGATCCGCATGGCTGCTGCCCTCGGCGACGATGTCTTCCTCAACGCTCCTGTGCGTACCGTGCAGTGGACCGAAGACGGTGCAGTTGTGTTGGCGGACGGTGATGTTCGCGTCGAGGCAACCAAGGTCATCCTTGCCGTGCCGCCTAATCTCTACTCCCGGATTTCCTACGATCCCCCGCTGCCGCGCCGCCAGCACCAGATGCACCAGCACCAGTCCCTCGGCCTGGTCATCAAGGTGCACGCGGTGTACGAGACTCCGTTCTGGCGCGAAGACGGCCTGTCCGGCACCGGCTTCGGCGCATCCGAGGTAGTCCAGGAGGTGTACGACAACACCAACCACGAGGACGATCGTGGCACCCTGGTCGCCTTTGTCTCCGACGAGAAGGCCGACGCGATGTTCGAGCTCTCCGTCGAGGAGCGTAAGGCCACGATCCTCGCCTCACTCGCCCGCTATCTCGGCCCGAAGGCTACGGAGCCGGTCGTGTACTACGAGTCCGACTGGGGTTCGGAGGAATGGACCCGAGGCGCGTACGCCGCGAGCTTCGATCTCGGTGGCCTGCACCGGTATGGCGCCGATTCACGGACGCCGGTCGGCCCGATTCACTTCTCCTGCTCCGACATTGCGGCCGAGGGCTACCAGCACGTGGATGGCGCTGTGCGGATGGGACAACGGACGGCGGCCGACATCGTCTCCCGAGTCAAGCCGTAA
- a CDS encoding AEC family transporter, producing the protein MSGVIAGFTVIFVVIAIGYLLGRLGTLGSQGQFVLGRLVFFVATPALLFTTLASSDLSVIFSPTLAVASATAFGVGALYVVIAKLWLHRPLPELTIGALSASYVNSANLGIPIAVFVLGDATFVAPLLLFQIVVYSPIALTILDLTALRGDAEKLSLIDTVTAPFKNPIVLAGAAGLIVALIGWVPPRPLMQPFELIGATSVPGALLAFGLSLYGVRVLEKGSSPRRDVALASTLKIVVQPVLAYLMAHYLLGIDGHELFAIVVVSTLPTAQNVFIYASRYRRGMVLARDSAFVTTLISIPAIALVTALLA; encoded by the coding sequence GTGTCGGGAGTTATTGCGGGTTTCACCGTCATTTTTGTTGTCATCGCGATCGGCTATCTGCTCGGCCGCCTCGGCACGCTGGGTAGCCAGGGCCAATTCGTTCTCGGGCGCCTCGTCTTCTTCGTCGCAACGCCCGCGCTGCTGTTCACGACCCTCGCGTCGTCCGATCTGTCGGTGATCTTCTCACCCACCCTCGCAGTTGCGTCGGCAACAGCCTTCGGCGTCGGCGCTCTGTACGTCGTGATCGCAAAACTCTGGCTGCATCGACCACTTCCCGAACTGACGATCGGCGCACTGTCCGCGTCGTACGTGAATTCGGCGAACCTCGGTATCCCGATCGCCGTTTTCGTTCTCGGTGACGCGACCTTCGTGGCGCCGCTCCTGTTGTTCCAGATCGTTGTGTACTCCCCGATCGCTTTGACGATCCTCGATCTGACGGCATTGCGCGGAGACGCCGAGAAGCTGTCACTGATCGACACGGTGACCGCTCCGTTCAAGAACCCGATCGTGCTCGCGGGTGCGGCCGGTCTGATCGTCGCGCTGATCGGCTGGGTTCCGCCGCGGCCGCTGATGCAGCCGTTCGAACTGATCGGGGCAACGTCGGTACCCGGAGCCTTGCTTGCGTTCGGCCTGTCCCTGTACGGCGTGCGGGTGCTCGAGAAAGGCTCCAGTCCGCGCCGGGACGTGGCATTGGCGTCGACGCTCAAGATCGTCGTCCAACCGGTGCTCGCCTATCTGATGGCGCATTACCTGCTCGGCATCGACGGTCACGAATTGTTTGCGATCGTGGTCGTCTCCACCTTGCCGACAGCTCAGAACGTCTTCATCTACGCGAGTCGTTATCGTCGCGGAATGGTGTTGGCCCGAGACAGCGCCTTTGTCACCACTTTGATATCAATTCCGGCAATTGCGCTGGTCACGGCACTACTCGCATGA
- the rpsR gene encoding 30S ribosomal protein S18: protein MAVKRSPSKKPRPVEGRKPKKNPLFAAKITHVDYKDINLLRTFISDRGKIRSRRVTGLTPQQQRQVAVAVKNAREMALLPFTAAR from the coding sequence ATGGCAGTCAAGCGTTCACCGTCGAAGAAGCCACGCCCCGTAGAGGGACGTAAGCCCAAGAAGAACCCGTTGTTCGCAGCGAAGATCACGCATGTCGATTACAAGGACATCAACTTGCTTCGCACGTTCATCTCGGACCGCGGCAAGATCCGTAGCCGTCGCGTCACGGGCCTGACCCCGCAGCAGCAGCGTCAGGTCGCCGTAGCAGTCAAGAACGCACGCGAAATGGCGTTGCTCCCCTTCACCGCAGCACGGTAG
- the rpsN gene encoding 30S ribosomal protein S14: MAKKSKIAKNNQRRVVVARYAEQRSALKETIRSPKSSPEERAQAQATLQRLPRDASPVRLRNRDAADGRPRGHLRKFGLSRIRVREMAHRGELPGVHKSSW; encoded by the coding sequence ATGGCGAAGAAGTCGAAGATCGCCAAGAACAACCAGCGACGGGTAGTAGTCGCGCGGTACGCGGAGCAGCGATCCGCTCTGAAGGAGACGATTCGCTCCCCGAAAAGCTCCCCCGAGGAGCGCGCACAGGCCCAAGCGACCCTGCAACGTCTACCACGTGACGCGAGTCCGGTACGATTGCGCAATCGAGACGCTGCGGATGGACGTCCGCGCGGCCACCTGCGGAAGTTCGGGCTATCCCGGATTCGCGTGCGAGAAATGGCGCACCGTGGGGAACTGCCTGGCGTACACAAGTCGAGCTGGTAA
- the rpmG gene encoding 50S ribosomal protein L33: protein MARNEIRPIVKLKSTAGTGYTYVTRKNRRNDPDRLVLKKYDPVLRKHVDFREEK, encoded by the coding sequence ATGGCCCGCAACGAGATCCGTCCGATCGTGAAGCTGAAGTCCACCGCAGGCACCGGCTACACGTACGTGACCCGCAAGAACCGCCGCAACGACCCCGATCGACTCGTCCTGAAGAAGTACGACCCGGTACTCCGCAAGCATGTCGATTTCCGAGAAGAGAAGTAG
- the rpmB gene encoding 50S ribosomal protein L28, whose translation MSAHCQVTGRVPGFGKSVSHSHKRSNRRWNPNIQRKTYELPSEGRRITLTLSTKGIKTIDRDGIESVVARIRARGEKI comes from the coding sequence ATGTCGGCTCACTGCCAAGTGACCGGACGGGTGCCGGGATTCGGAAAATCCGTCTCGCACTCCCACAAACGTTCGAACCGCCGCTGGAACCCGAACATCCAGCGCAAGACGTACGAATTGCCGAGCGAAGGGCGTCGTATCACCCTCACGCTGTCCACGAAGGGCATCAAGACCATCGACCGCGACGGCATCGAATCCGTCGTCGCCCGAATCCGCGCCCGCGGCGAGAAGATCTGA
- the mrf gene encoding ribosome hibernation factor-recruiting GTPase MRF — translation MNTILDGRTPLVLVAGMSETTAPTARALLRAGTVLVHHDLSHVREGVVRRTITTVAGNTVSERETILELAHGCVSCTLRQDLLPLLRRLHARSSVQRIVLLLDRQLEPEALCWAIEHVVVAGVVGQLDGPADRDVRIDAVVTCIDAGSWLTDALSDEAIDDDRTLAQVVVGQVEFADALVVQGMADLDSWQRTRLGAVLARLAPRAPVVDAGGDIDKVLLAVPDDSRRGELSDAHSPLLRFQPPLNEDSGVMLVEFTANRPFHPGRLHDAIDVLLDGVVCSRGRVWVATQPGEALWLESAGGGLRVASADTWLAAMTAEELEGVPVERRVLGALKWDERFGDRETSMVVLVCDANPLEIDRTLQHALVTDEELADEKSWSTWDDPFGEFHEDPCDESESPYAETESTREANE, via the coding sequence GTGAACACGATCCTGGACGGCAGGACTCCGCTGGTCCTGGTCGCCGGCATGAGCGAAACCACCGCACCGACGGCACGTGCACTACTGCGGGCCGGAACGGTGCTGGTGCACCACGACCTGAGTCACGTCCGCGAGGGAGTCGTTCGACGGACGATCACGACAGTCGCCGGCAACACGGTCTCGGAACGGGAGACCATCCTCGAACTCGCACACGGCTGCGTGTCCTGCACACTCCGCCAGGATTTACTGCCGCTGCTGCGTCGACTACACGCTCGCAGTTCGGTTCAGCGCATCGTCCTGCTGCTGGATCGCCAACTCGAACCCGAAGCGTTGTGCTGGGCGATCGAGCACGTCGTAGTAGCCGGAGTGGTCGGTCAACTGGACGGTCCGGCCGACCGAGATGTTCGCATCGACGCCGTTGTGACCTGCATCGACGCCGGAAGCTGGCTCACGGACGCGCTCAGTGACGAAGCCATCGACGACGACCGGACACTGGCTCAGGTCGTCGTCGGTCAGGTCGAATTCGCCGACGCACTTGTCGTGCAAGGAATGGCAGATCTCGACAGCTGGCAACGAACCCGCCTGGGAGCCGTCCTGGCGCGGCTCGCGCCACGGGCACCCGTCGTCGATGCGGGCGGTGACATCGACAAGGTGCTCCTTGCGGTGCCGGACGATTCCAGACGCGGTGAACTCTCCGACGCGCACTCGCCGCTGCTGCGCTTTCAGCCACCGCTCAACGAGGACAGCGGAGTGATGCTCGTCGAGTTCACCGCCAACCGCCCGTTTCATCCCGGACGTCTACATGACGCGATCGACGTCCTGCTCGACGGCGTCGTGTGTTCGCGTGGACGAGTGTGGGTGGCGACGCAACCCGGAGAAGCGCTGTGGCTGGAATCCGCCGGCGGCGGCCTGCGGGTTGCGAGCGCAGACACGTGGCTGGCGGCCATGACCGCCGAGGAACTGGAGGGCGTGCCGGTCGAGCGACGCGTACTGGGCGCTCTGAAATGGGACGAGCGTTTCGGTGACCGAGAGACCTCGATGGTGGTGCTGGTGTGCGATGCCAACCCGCTCGAGATCGACCGAACGCTGCAACACGCGTTGGTCACCGACGAGGAACTGGCCGACGAAAAATCGTGGTCTACCTGGGACGACCCATTCGGCGAGTTCCACGAGGACCCGTGTGACGAATCCGAATCACCCTACGCAGAAACCGAATCGACCCGAGAGGCAAACGAATGA
- a CDS encoding type B 50S ribosomal protein L31 — MKKQLHPDYHPVVFQDASSGKSFLTRSTVTSDRTTQWEDGNTYPLLVVDVTSDSHPFWTGAQRVMDTAGRVEKFERRYGKRTAR; from the coding sequence ATGAAAAAGCAACTGCATCCCGACTACCACCCCGTGGTGTTCCAGGACGCCAGCTCCGGCAAGAGCTTCCTCACCCGTTCCACCGTGACGAGTGACCGAACCACACAATGGGAAGACGGCAACACCTACCCACTGCTGGTAGTCGACGTCACGAGCGACTCGCACCCGTTCTGGACCGGAGCGCAACGCGTCATGGACACCGCTGGTCGCGTCGAGAAGTTCGAGCGTCGCTACGGAAAGCGCACGGCACGCTGA
- the rpmF gene encoding 50S ribosomal protein L32 gives MAVPKRKMSRSNTRSRRAQWKATPPDLVEVTAFGQTHKVPRRLVKAVRLGVIDPHRI, from the coding sequence ATGGCTGTTCCCAAGCGGAAGATGTCCCGCTCCAACACACGTAGTCGACGGGCTCAGTGGAAAGCGACACCGCCCGATCTGGTCGAGGTCACAGCCTTCGGCCAAACCCACAAGGTTCCCCGACGGCTGGTCAAAGCAGTTCGACTCGGGGTGATCGACCCTCATCGCATCTGA
- a CDS encoding trimeric intracellular cation channel family protein gives MLLSILELVGIVAFAASGALVGVTKRLDIFGVCSVGVFTGIGGGIVRDVLLGVHPPSSLSSWPYFGTAALTSLVVFYLHEPFNRLRREILALDALGMGLFASTGTVIALENNASGLAATLIGATAAIGGGVIRDVLVNEVPLLLHKDLYAVPALLGAALVVTVSALGLSTNGALVVGTAFAAVFRLLALWRHWSLPGPRRTED, from the coding sequence GTGCTGCTGTCGATCCTCGAACTGGTGGGCATCGTGGCGTTTGCCGCTTCCGGTGCCCTGGTGGGCGTCACCAAGCGTCTCGACATCTTCGGGGTGTGCTCGGTGGGCGTGTTCACCGGTATCGGCGGCGGCATCGTCCGCGACGTCCTACTCGGCGTCCACCCACCGAGTTCGCTGAGCAGCTGGCCGTACTTCGGAACGGCGGCACTCACGTCGCTGGTGGTGTTCTACCTGCACGAGCCGTTCAACCGACTGCGCCGTGAGATCCTGGCGCTCGACGCGTTGGGCATGGGCCTGTTCGCCAGTACCGGAACCGTCATCGCTCTCGAGAACAACGCCAGCGGACTTGCCGCGACGCTGATCGGTGCCACCGCGGCAATCGGCGGCGGCGTGATCCGCGACGTCCTCGTCAACGAGGTGCCGTTGCTGCTGCACAAGGACCTCTACGCCGTCCCGGCGCTCCTCGGCGCTGCGTTGGTGGTCACAGTCTCGGCGTTGGGGTTGTCCACGAACGGGGCCCTCGTGGTCGGCACCGCGTTTGCCGCAGTCTTCAGATTGCTTGCGCTGTGGCGTCATTGGAGCCTGCCAGGACCACGCCGAACCGAAGACTGA
- a CDS encoding response regulator transcription factor, producing the protein MRILVVDDDRAVRESLRRSLSFNGYTVELAVDGLDALEKILANRPDAVVLDVMMPRLDGLEVCRRLRSAGDDLPILVLTARDSVSERVAGLDAGADDYLPKPFALEELLARLRALLRRTAPDPDADSEMMTFEDLTLDPVTREVRRGERSISLTRTEFSLLEMLMANPRRVLTRGRILEEVWGYDFPTSGNALEVYVGYLRRKTEADGEPRLIHTVRGVGYVLRETPP; encoded by the coding sequence ATGCGTATTTTGGTGGTCGACGACGACCGGGCGGTTCGCGAGTCGCTCCGGCGCTCGCTCAGCTTCAACGGCTACACGGTCGAACTGGCGGTGGACGGACTCGACGCACTCGAGAAGATCCTCGCGAACCGACCGGACGCCGTGGTTCTCGACGTCATGATGCCGCGCCTCGACGGACTCGAAGTGTGCCGTCGACTGCGCAGCGCCGGCGACGATCTCCCCATCCTGGTGCTCACTGCCCGCGATTCCGTCAGCGAACGCGTCGCCGGTCTCGACGCCGGTGCAGACGACTACCTTCCCAAGCCTTTCGCCCTGGAAGAACTGCTCGCCCGGCTGCGCGCCCTGCTCCGCCGAACCGCACCGGATCCCGACGCCGACTCCGAGATGATGACCTTCGAGGATCTCACCCTCGACCCGGTGACCCGTGAGGTTCGGCGAGGCGAGCGATCCATCAGCCTCACCCGAACCGAGTTCTCGCTGCTCGAAATGCTGATGGCCAACCCGCGCCGCGTCCTCACTCGCGGCCGTATTCTCGAGGAGGTGTGGGGATACGATTTCCCGACCTCCGGCAACGCGCTCGAGGTTTACGTCGGCTATCTGCGTCGTAAAACCGAGGCCGACGGCGAACCGAGGTTGATTCACACCGTGCGCGGTGTCGGCTACGTCCTGCGGGAGACACCACCGTGA
- a CDS encoding HAMP domain-containing sensor histidine kinase, which produces MRPPMPLTRSVSLRWRVTLLAASVVAVAVAVMAIAAYAVVSRALYADVDHQLRTRASVLIDSNIVRFDPRYITGATLYTTDISVALVFSNLDTYQPPGSDVPIGEPELAVARGTAESSLRTVEGQRVLAQRTHDGSTLVIAQRLEPTVAVLDRLAWVLFVVGGCGVILAAVAGTTVGRTGLRPIARLTDATERVARTDDLTQIPVTGSDELARLTESFNTMLRALAESRERQSRLVADAGHELRTPLTSLRTNMELLIASSRPGAPQIPDEDMAELRADVVAQIEELSTLVGDLVDLAREDAPETVYERVDVSDVVERSLERARRRRNEIEFEAVTTPWFVYGDQAGLSRAVLNVLDNAAKWSPKGEQVRVEMRPVGQGLLELTVSDAGPGIPEEDRELVFDRFYRSTAARSMPGSGLGLAIVRQVVIKHGGTIAIEESDRGGALVRIVLPGEPGPIAE; this is translated from the coding sequence ATGCGTCCGCCGATGCCGCTCACCCGGTCGGTGTCGCTGCGCTGGCGGGTCACGTTGCTGGCTGCGTCCGTCGTTGCGGTGGCCGTCGCCGTCATGGCCATCGCGGCCTATGCGGTGGTTTCGCGTGCGCTGTACGCCGACGTTGATCACCAGTTGCGCACTCGCGCATCGGTTCTCATCGACAGCAACATCGTGCGCTTCGATCCTCGGTACATCACCGGTGCCACCCTGTACACCACCGATATCAGTGTGGCCCTGGTCTTTTCGAACCTCGATACGTATCAGCCGCCAGGCTCCGACGTGCCGATCGGCGAACCCGAACTCGCCGTCGCCCGCGGCACAGCAGAGTCGTCGCTGCGAACCGTCGAAGGCCAGCGCGTGCTGGCGCAACGAACCCACGACGGCAGCACTTTGGTGATCGCGCAGCGTTTGGAGCCGACCGTCGCAGTGCTCGATCGACTTGCCTGGGTGCTGTTTGTCGTCGGTGGCTGCGGCGTCATCCTTGCCGCGGTAGCCGGTACGACAGTGGGGCGCACCGGTTTACGACCTATCGCGCGATTGACGGATGCCACCGAACGCGTTGCCCGAACCGACGATCTGACACAGATACCCGTAACCGGCAGTGACGAACTGGCGCGGCTCACCGAGAGTTTCAACACCATGCTCCGGGCGCTCGCCGAATCCCGGGAACGGCAGAGCCGACTCGTCGCCGACGCCGGTCACGAACTTCGCACACCGCTGACATCGCTCCGGACCAATATGGAGCTGCTGATCGCGTCGAGTAGGCCAGGGGCACCACAAATTCCGGACGAGGACATGGCGGAGCTGCGAGCCGACGTCGTGGCGCAGATCGAAGAACTGTCGACTCTTGTCGGTGACCTCGTCGACCTCGCACGCGAAGACGCACCCGAAACCGTGTACGAGCGGGTCGATGTCAGTGACGTCGTTGAACGCTCGCTCGAACGTGCGCGTCGACGCCGCAACGAAATCGAATTCGAGGCCGTGACAACACCGTGGTTCGTCTACGGCGATCAAGCGGGACTCTCGCGTGCCGTACTCAACGTCCTCGACAACGCCGCGAAGTGGAGCCCCAAGGGTGAGCAGGTGCGCGTCGAGATGCGTCCTGTCGGTCAGGGTCTGTTGGAACTGACAGTAAGTGATGCGGGACCGGGCATTCCGGAGGAAGATCGGGAGTTGGTGTTCGATCGTTTCTACCGGTCCACCGCTGCGCGTTCCATGCCGGGATCCGGTCTGGGACTTGCGATAGTGCGGCAGGTAGTGATCAAGCACGGTGGCACCATCGCGATCGAGGAATCCGATCGTGGTGGGGCACTGGTTCGGATCGTGCTTCCCGGGGAGCCAGGTCCGATCGCAGAATAA
- a CDS encoding S1C family serine protease, with translation MTEDRNTGPNRPEQPDNEPQPTQAQPTQAYPTQQNPAQQNPTQAYPTQQHQPPTQAYPTQQHQAPGYGQHYGAHEAAHQQPSPYQSAASAAGPAGPGGPAGPGGPVGPGSDTPIPAPLRGPNADPAPAKKPKRMALVAGALALVLVSGGVGGAVGAIVADNNNGGSGTVTNSLNAAKPTATNTSNAPAGSVQAVAEKVVPSVVQIEVATAQGSGGEGSGVVLSSDGLILTNNHVAGAAGAQLSVSFSDGSKASAKLVGADPVSDIAVIKVDGRNDLTPIDLGNSADVVVGQQVVAVGSPLGLAGTVTEGIISALNRPVSTSGESGNQNTVIDALQTDAAINPGNSGGALVNMDGQLIGINTAIASLGASSGTQGGSIGLGFAIPIDQARRVANELIETGKATQAMIGVTVPSQDSADGATVMDVTADGPAAKAGIPKGAVITKVDDRVVADGDSLIAAVRSHAPGDKVSITYTDGGQTKTVEVTLGTAPAQGGR, from the coding sequence ATGACCGAGGACCGTAACACTGGGCCGAACCGGCCCGAGCAGCCCGACAACGAACCCCAGCCGACGCAGGCCCAGCCGACACAGGCCTACCCGACTCAGCAGAATCCTGCCCAGCAGAACCCCACGCAGGCTTATCCGACTCAGCAGCATCAGCCGCCGACGCAGGCCTACCCGACCCAGCAGCATCAGGCGCCGGGTTACGGGCAGCACTACGGCGCGCATGAGGCCGCCCACCAGCAGCCCTCGCCCTATCAGAGTGCGGCGAGCGCCGCCGGGCCTGCCGGACCAGGAGGCCCCGCTGGACCGGGAGGCCCCGTCGGACCAGGCTCTGACACACCGATTCCGGCTCCGCTGCGCGGACCCAACGCCGATCCGGCTCCGGCCAAGAAGCCGAAGCGTATGGCGCTGGTCGCCGGTGCACTGGCCCTGGTGCTGGTCAGTGGCGGCGTCGGCGGTGCGGTCGGCGCGATCGTGGCGGACAACAACAACGGTGGCAGCGGCACAGTCACCAACTCGCTCAACGCTGCCAAGCCGACGGCAACCAACACGTCCAACGCGCCGGCCGGTTCGGTTCAGGCCGTTGCCGAGAAGGTAGTGCCCAGCGTGGTCCAGATCGAAGTGGCCACGGCGCAGGGCTCCGGCGGTGAAGGATCCGGCGTGGTTCTGTCCTCCGACGGTCTCATCCTGACCAATAATCACGTTGCCGGCGCGGCAGGCGCGCAGTTGAGTGTGTCGTTCTCCGACGGCAGCAAGGCATCGGCCAAGCTGGTCGGCGCCGATCCTGTTTCCGACATCGCCGTCATCAAGGTCGACGGCCGTAATGATCTGACACCGATCGACCTGGGCAATTCGGCTGACGTAGTAGTTGGTCAGCAGGTTGTGGCAGTCGGTTCGCCGTTGGGGCTGGCCGGAACGGTCACCGAGGGCATTATCTCGGCACTCAACCGCCCGGTGTCCACCAGCGGTGAGTCCGGCAACCAGAACACCGTCATCGATGCCCTGCAGACCGACGCAGCCATCAACCCGGGTAACTCGGGTGGCGCACTGGTCAACATGGACGGACAGTTGATCGGCATCAACACGGCCATCGCGTCGCTCGGAGCGTCGTCGGGCACGCAGGGTGGTTCGATCGGACTCGGCTTTGCCATCCCGATCGATCAGGCGCGACGTGTTGCCAACGAGCTGATCGAAACCGGCAAGGCCACTCAGGCCATGATCGGCGTGACGGTGCCATCACAGGACAGCGCCGACGGCGCGACAGTCATGGACGTCACCGCTGACGGTCCGGCCGCCAAGGCCGGAATCCCGAAGGGCGCTGTCATTACGAAGGTCGACGATCGTGTTGTCGCAGACGGTGATTCGCTGATCGCGGCAGTTCGTTCGCATGCTCCCGGTGACAAGGTGTCGATCACGTACACCGATGGTGGCCAGACCAAGACCGTCGAGGTCACTCTGGGAACCGCACCGGCACAGGGCGGGCGATGA
- a CDS encoding molybdenum cofactor biosynthesis protein B: MELEATSAGRALVVIVDDRTAHGDTTDSIGPLVTELLNEAGFHVDATVAVAADEVEIRNALNTAVIGGVDLVISVGGTGVSPRDVTPDVTAEVLDREIPGIAEALRASGLSAGSLEAGLSRGLVGVSGSTVVANLASTRPAIRDGMATLTALAGHVIAELSSLEG; encoded by the coding sequence ATGGAACTCGAAGCCACATCGGCCGGCCGCGCCCTGGTTGTCATCGTCGACGATCGCACAGCTCACGGTGACACCACCGACTCCATCGGTCCGCTGGTCACCGAACTGTTGAACGAAGCAGGTTTTCACGTCGACGCGACGGTTGCGGTCGCCGCTGACGAGGTGGAGATCCGGAATGCACTCAACACCGCGGTGATCGGTGGTGTCGACTTGGTGATCTCGGTCGGCGGCACCGGCGTGTCACCGCGCGATGTGACACCGGACGTGACGGCCGAGGTGCTGGATCGGGAGATTCCGGGAATCGCCGAGGCACTGCGCGCGTCCGGTCTGTCCGCAGGATCGCTCGAAGCAGGCTTGTCTCGTGGTTTGGTGGGCGTCTCGGGCAGCACCGTCGTCGCCAACCTGGCGTCGACGCGCCCCGCGATTCGTGACGGCATGGCAACTTTGACGGCTTTGGCGGGTCACGTGATCGCCGAACTGTCCAGCCTCGAGGGCTGA
- the mscL gene encoding large-conductance mechanosensitive channel protein MscL, whose protein sequence is MLKGFKDFLLRGNVLDLAVAVVVGAAFTAIVTAFTSNIINPLIAAIGGSDELGWGKEIIAGNAETFVNIGAVVTAIINFVIVAAVVYFVLIVPANAAKKKFATEPEDKEASETDLLIQIRDILASGATDPDSGAHAKSFD, encoded by the coding sequence ATGCTCAAGGGATTCAAAGACTTCCTGCTCCGCGGAAATGTTCTGGACCTGGCCGTTGCAGTGGTCGTCGGCGCAGCGTTCACCGCCATCGTCACAGCCTTTACGTCGAACATCATCAACCCACTGATCGCCGCTATCGGTGGATCGGACGAATTGGGCTGGGGAAAAGAAATCATCGCCGGCAATGCCGAGACCTTCGTGAACATCGGTGCCGTGGTCACCGCGATCATCAACTTCGTCATCGTCGCGGCAGTCGTCTACTTCGTGCTGATCGTTCCCGCGAACGCGGCCAAGAAGAAGTTCGCCACCGAACCCGAGGACAAGGAAGCCAGCGAAACCGATCTGCTCATCCAGATTCGCGACATCCTCGCTTCCGGCGCGACGGACCCCGACTCCGGCGCGCACGCCAAGAGCTTCGACTAG